The region TTTGAGGAAAATGCATTCGTAAGGGCCATGGATGATGCCTGTGTAGCAATGTTAACTAGGCACATCTTGCCAGGGAGATGCTGGAAGTTGCTAAGGTGGTTACAGATTGGAAGTGAAAAGAGACTAAGTGTTGCAAAGGGTACTTTACGTCAAATTGTAACAAATTATATGGCAACAAAGAGAGAGGAACTTAGTGCAGGAGCCAAAACAAAGGAAGACGAAGAGACCTTCGATGTGTTGCGATCTTTCTTGACTATAAATGATGTCAATGACAAAGAACACCCTGATGAAATTGTAAGAGACAGTACCATAGGTATCATTTTTGCAGCATATGACACCTCCAGTGCAACTCTCTCTTGGTTCTTCTGGCTTCTTTCAAAGAATCCGCATGTCGAAACTAAAATCAGAGAAGAGCTTGACTCCAATTTCTCAGTGAAGGAAGGTCAAAATTGGCAGCTAAATAGCAGAAAAGAGTTGAGCAAGCTGGTTTATCTCCATGCTACCTTGTGTGAAACGCTAAGGCTATACCCGCCAGTTCCTCTCCAGAGTAGGACTCCAGTTAGACCTGACATTTTTCCAAGCGGTCACCATGTAGATCCAAAGGCTATTGTTGTTTTGTCAGGATATGCAATTGGAAGGATGGCTAGGGTATGGGGACAGGATTGCCATGAATTCAAGCCTGAGAGATGGATCAATGAGAAAGGAGATCTTAGATATGAAAGATCGGCCAAGTTCTTTACCTTCAACGCAGGACCTCGGATTTGTCCAGGGAAGGAGATGGCGTTTAGTATCATGAAGGCCGCCGCTGCAACTATTCTTTATAACTACCATGTTCAAGTTGTGGAAACCCGCCCTGTGACCCCCAAAGGTAGTATAATTCTTCAAATGAAACATGGTTTGAGGGCTAGGATTTGCAGTAGATGGACTTGAGGGATCGCACGGTCATCATGTTGATGATGCATTATTTAAATTTCTGGTTGAGAATGAAGAAATAGATCCCTTCTTCTGAATAAGCGAGTAATACAGTGGAGTTATGTTGATAAAACAGAGAATCGAATGACTCTTAATTTGTATTAGCAATTATATTTGATGGATTGTAAAAGCTGAAACTCTAGCTATGGACCATATGTGTTATTCCTATAGTATGACTTGGTTCAaagtctttttaattaaaatgttcaatgggttataaataaattttaaaagtaattctttaaaaaaattatatcgaGAAATCCTCTCTTGGTCTGACCAGAATGCTCTAGACAATGGTAACTGGCCATGAGGGAACGAGGTGGGACTTGGGAGCCATGCCGACACCTGCCGTTATCCAGATTCAATAACTTTCCACACGCCCCTAGGCATAAATTGGCAGACCTTGGCTTTTATACTAGCAGGAGTgtagatataattatttttaaaaatattttttattttaaaatatattaattttatttttttaaattttttttgatattaatacatcaaatataaaacattaaaaatatattaatttaaaataaaaaaaattaaaatatttatgaaacaCATTACCAAACACTACATGCAAGAAGATTTCAGCTAGCTAGGTGGGGCTACGAAGACCACTCATTTCTAAAGGTAGAGGTGGAATTAAGGGGTGGCAAGTAGGGCTTGGGAtcctgtaaaatattttaaaattatttttaattagtatttaaatataacaagtagtgaattttttaataataaattattattttattagttatctttgaatttaaaattatctctttgtgtaagttgaaaaaaaaagataaataacattttcaatttaattacttttccttaccctttttctatttttcttctctaaagtcctaaccaaaaaatataataatacaaaGTAATGtggaaagattaaaataaaattgctaaTTAGTTCATTGTTTATAAAAACAAGGTAATTAGTGATTcgaatttaaaatcttttgtttttttatatttgttaagaatttgataaggtttttatatatataattctgttatttttctttttttagatctgctagttttaccattttttttaattttttgttactgTGAATAtcgttttttttctaatgaattggatatattttatggttttgtttCGATTATGCTtagatgttttatattttatttttagcagagttattaaaattattaattttttctcacATATACCTTACTATCACCCGgtccaatatataattaaacatgATCTTTCTAGCCAAAATAAGTTCTTTAAAGAGCACAGACGCaactttaattcaatttaagttttctttttcaggaatcaataatcttatttttatgttagatttatttttatatattaattttttttaatatgttaattttacttttatatgtTAGAAtgatttacatgtaaaaaattatatcttattatattaGTTTTGACCTCTCCCGTCAAATATTCTCAGCTTAGTCCCTGTCTGAAGGTGACTGTCCCAACCTCAAGGGGCCGACGTCAAGCATTTCACTTGTAAATTGTAATAATTCATCGCAGTTTCCAACTACCAAAGCAAAGGCTTGGCCTTTCTAAGTCACAGTAAGACatttcatttctaatttttttttatcttaggaAACTGATTAAGGGAATGGAAGAAGACTCATCATTTATCATTTCCTTAATTGTTTTCAAATGAAGAAACTCGAAATATAAAATATACCGTCCTAGCTCGTGGATCAAGTAAATTACCAAGTGATGGGTCCAAGATTTACAATCCTTGAACAAGGCCCATAAACACTCACATAACAATGGGTCGGCATTGAATGCCAGCCTATTATCATTGTGTCCCGAAGTTTTCCGGAATGAAAGCAGACAGATTGAGCTCGTGTGGAAATGGGCCATCGTTTGGATCCGAAGGTGCCTTTGTGAACTTGGTTCAGGGGCTGTCTTGGAAGCCCAACACACCTCCAAGGCCTGCCACCCTCAGCTCGGGCCCAAGGGTGCGTTGACGATCCAACATGTCATCAGCCCTAATCAAATAAGGATAAAGCCAACCCTCGAATGAATCCGTTGTCACTTCTGGGCTTTTGTTCTCGAGTATTTCAAAACTATAGGTAACAAATATATTGACCGCTTTATCCTTGTATGTACACAACACTTTATCCGTGTACATACACACAATAGGAGTAGGAGTTCAAGATCTTCTTTCTCATTACAaaattcatcttcttcctcttgTTTAACTGTAATACTTTATTTGCAACTAAACACTAGTCTTGCATCCTACTTAAGGGAGGGTTCTCGAGCCCACAGGGAAACTTGTTTTGCAAATATTATAGATGTCCATGCCCAACTTTATCAACAGCTAACCTCATCCGTCCTGGAATAACGTTTGCAGTGGAGATTTTCAAAAACTTCATCGGCATAGTTCTAAATTAAATCCCATTCAAGACCAAGATGAGCGATGTTAAGCTTGGAGGCAAAAGATCTACACCAGGTATGTTAATCAACTCTTTTGTTCTAGTCTAGTTCAGTTTTGATGGTAAAATCATACAGATAGCCAAGTCCgatgatatgttttttaatcatacTGTATATCCATAATTCCATACATATCTCTCTGCGCATATATTTGGACCAATATCATTTATTCATGGAAACAATTATCAAGCCACAATTAGTGACATGTTACGAGCGATCCCCATACATAAATAAACtcataaatacaattttttatagacccaattttagtttatttcttcaaataaaagaatCTCTAACTTACCTAGAATCTTTACATCAACTGTAGCAGCCACAACCTTCTAGCTTCACGAATCAGCCATTTCCACGCTTCCGTACATCATTCTTAGGTTTCCTAGGAGTATATCGAATTTGCTTGTCTTgcctggaaaaaagaaaaaatagacaaaTATTGTAAGAGAGCATAATCAAAATTATACATACTTTTTGCTCATGAATTTAAACTGCaagttataaataaattacacaCATGTACAGTCCGAAATACAAGTTTTTTGTACACGGGAAAAAGCACAATGGTCTCTGCCAAAGAAATCAGGCCAAGGCCCCATTATCTTTGTTCCACAAACTGGATGATTTAGAACACTCCTGATGCACCACATTCAGTGAGTGTATGAACAATATAAAGCAACAATTACCTTATTGTTGGAACTCCAGCATGCCATCACAAAATATTCATCCACGGGAAATCTTTGAGCAGAGCATGAGTTAAGCCACATGATATATGATGTAGCATCATTATCCATTACTAGCAAGTCTAGTATGCAGACATCATCTCCTTGTGCACGTGAGAGCCATATAAATTATGGCGGATTACGACAAGGCCATTATCCACTTTTAACTCCCAATATTCCATAATTAATTAAGCCAGTGGTACTATTGCCCTTCTCGTACACATTCCATGTGATTTACAACTTTTGCAACCTAACAACCagctataaaaaacatttacagTGCCGTGGTTTATTTACATAAAGATGCTCAAAGCCAAAACAGAGtgaactaaatttattttcgggtttgctactttttttttggtcacCCAAGATAAAAGAGAAACTGCATAAAAATAgatgcacctttttttttatattaataataagatACAAAGAGGGCAAAGTTTGGACATTTGCAGCATTTCTTCAGTGCTAGCATGCAATTGATGGATATCCTAGCGTTATGAACTAGTCTTCGCTCTATGCCCTTCCCAATTTGATATTGGTATTGTAACTATAGAcgataaaatttagttttggaCTGTTCCGATTCATGACCTTCAGACCTTGATACTAATTTGATAACATTTTTTTGTTCGCTAGTTAAAAGAAGGTAGTCATGTATCAAAAGTTACATGGAGTCATAGATagaccaaataaaatatatgacttATTGGAGAAGATAATGTTGCTGATGAACCAAGCAGCAAAAGTTTGACTCAGATCCTCAGAAATAAAATCCATGATACTTGTTTTAAAATCCTGGCAGGGGTATATATACTTACATCCGagcctttttcttctctttgtaCCTCATCATTGCATTTTCTCGGGCCTCTGTATGTGCATCCTCAAGGTCGGGTGAATAGCATGATGCTTCACCATTAGATATATATGGTGAAAGTTCACTGTCAAGATATTCATTACTCCTGCTTTCAGCACCATGACTTGAAATGGAGTATCTTGAATAAGGAGACCTGATTGTCTGAGCAGGATCAAGACTTCCAGGAAAGTTATAAGCTTGGTTGGAAGGATCCTTGTCATTGTCAATGTGAGCAGAGCAGCTTATGTAAACAGATGAAGTAACAGAAGCATcctgtagattttttttaaaaattaaaacaagagaaAGAACAGATATTGACCGACTCGTGTAGAGACATATAAACATGATGGATACCGCCCTGAATCCAAGAGCCTAAACTGTTATCATGCATCCATCTGTGTATATAAGAACTCAACTTCCTTCATTCCTAACCCATGTAGGATTCCACACCCTCACATATGCACctcaacactttttttttccttttgtgatGCCACTCTCAAGTCGACTATCAATGTTACAATTAGCCCCCACAAACAACGTTTCATCTAATTTTCTCTCTTATGTTGGTTGCATCTCCTCTCAAAAGTTTCTCTCGATATTTAAGAGgatttcaaattttaagaaattttgagACAGTCGGAATGTAAATGAAACTGCAATAGATAAGGGACTTTCAATGTACAGAGATCAGAATTTATCCTTTCACTCGCATAAAGATTTAGGGCGTACTAGAACTGTTATTTCTATCTTAAGTAGTTAAGTTTGAGGATTTTGTAAGAGGAACATATAAACATGTGGTTTAATCAGATAGTTGTTTAAACAGTGTGTTTAATGCCGAAAACAACCATGAAATAGTATAGATATAGCGCAAAAGGGAAAGAACTCTGAACTAGAAAGATATATGGTACTATCCGAATTCTAATTGCAAAAACCTGCTTCCTACATTGCTTACACTTTTCAAGAATATGTCTGCAGGGGTTACTCGTGagaaaattttcttatttcaacAACAAATATTTCCTGTATGCTTACTTTTCCACCTGTCTTAACCACTGTGCGCATTGTATTTGGCAActgacattttttttcataaattaaagtGTCAAACCATACCTTCCTTGCTCTTCCATCACTGTTATTGGATTTCTCAGGAGGCATATCTTTCTCAATGAAGGAGCATGAGAAATCATTCTCATCAAGAAATGCTCCAATTGGATCTTGATCACCCCCAAAGAATTCT is a window of Populus nigra chromosome 10, ddPopNigr1.1, whole genome shotgun sequence DNA encoding:
- the LOC133705358 gene encoding alkane hydroxylase MAH1-like; translated protein: MSPTLLLNFHRLYELADEILEISGGTYLFKGLWFSNMDMWFTSDPENVHYITTTNYWNYPKGPESMQVFDTLGNSLFNLDFEEWTYYRGLLHAFFSHQKFQQFVQKVLVDNVNKGLVPFLEDVAKQALVVDLQDMFKRHIYDAACAIATGYNPKTLSIGFEENAFVRAMDDACVAMLTRHILPGRCWKLLRWLQIGSEKRLSVAKGTLRQIVTNYMATKREELSAGAKTKEDEETFDVLRSFLTINDVNDKEHPDEIVRDSTIGIIFAAYDTSSATLSWFFWLLSKNPHVETKIREELDSNFSVKEGQNWQLNSRKELSKLVYLHATLCETLRLYPPVPLQSRTPVRPDIFPSGHHVDPKAIVVLSGYAIGRMARVWGQDCHEFKPERWINEKGDLRYERSAKFFTFNAGPRICPGKEMAFSIMKAAAATILYNYHVQVVETRPVTPKGSIILQMKHGLRARICSRWT